The Persephonella sp. IF05-L8 genome contains a region encoding:
- a CDS encoding phosphatase PAP2 family protein, giving the protein MAKERIIPPDWELKIKWNVKLFRAINNKRSKFLDKFYKYFFRLGKSYTLPVFLPFFYIYGRWEALLHLTVSLLITGILMPALKYTFRHQRPSKLLEDVYLLEPVGFKSFPSADAAYAFTLLGVILFYGSWWIILLFIIYALLIAFGRVYMGAHFPVDVLVGSLIGFLSGVAGYYLKGILIANISF; this is encoded by the coding sequence ATGGCTAAAGAAAGAATAATTCCACCAGACTGGGAACTGAAAATAAAATGGAATGTGAAGCTATTCAGGGCGATAAACAACAAAAGAAGTAAGTTCTTAGATAAATTTTACAAATACTTTTTTAGACTTGGTAAAAGTTATACCCTCCCTGTTTTCCTGCCATTTTTTTATATATATGGCAGATGGGAAGCATTATTACACCTTACAGTATCCTTGCTTATAACCGGTATTCTGATGCCTGCTTTAAAATATACATTCCGTCATCAAAGACCTTCAAAGCTATTGGAAGATGTTTATCTGCTTGAACCTGTAGGCTTCAAAAGTTTTCCATCTGCAGATGCAGCTTATGCTTTTACCCTTCTGGGTGTTATTCTTTTTTACGGTAGCTGGTGGATTATACTGCTTTTCATAATTTATGCCTTACTGATAGCCTTTGGCCGTGTTTATATGGGAGCCCATTTCCCTGTAGATGTTCTGGTAGGCTCCTTAATAGGCTTTTTGTCAGGTGTAGCAGGATATTATCTTAAAGGCATTCTTATTGCTAATATATCATTCTGA
- a CDS encoding N-acetylmuramoyl-L-alanine amidase, whose amino-acid sequence MLKKIFVIFLLAINVVFAITIKHADHKDFYRVVLQTEKPVKFSLEQFSKNIISVKIKEKSNKVNKRIIKNRYIKSLDVLYSRNSTEFIFETTRKIKDYKVHTLKNPYRIVIDFYKKTLKPVKTYSYKDDPIYQIIVQYEKKQKTYIPSSRKKIIVIDPGHGGRDPGAMANGLIEKHVNLKIAKRLKKILEQDPRFKVYLTRYTDRYVGLYERTVIAVRKKADLFISIHCNSSPTHSESGTYVYTLNLRGAKSKLARLVEQRENKAVIRYVKVSANPLVNRIVADLAISTTMTEGRNFAYYLRKHLRKVTVFRDIDSANFAVLKTPGIPSVLIETLYLTDKHDARLLKEEKFIDQFAHSVYNAIVDYFYRE is encoded by the coding sequence ATGTTAAAAAAGATATTTGTCATTTTCCTGCTGGCAATTAATGTTGTTTTTGCAATAACAATAAAGCATGCTGACCATAAGGATTTTTATAGGGTTGTTTTACAGACAGAAAAACCTGTTAAATTTAGTCTGGAACAGTTTTCAAAAAATATAATCTCAGTCAAAATAAAAGAAAAAAGTAATAAGGTAAACAAAAGGATAATAAAGAATAGATATATAAAAAGTCTGGATGTTTTGTATTCAAGAAACTCCACAGAATTTATATTTGAAACAACCAGAAAAATAAAAGATTACAAAGTTCACACCCTAAAAAATCCATACAGGATAGTCATAGATTTTTATAAAAAAACCCTGAAACCTGTAAAAACATACTCATATAAAGATGACCCAATCTATCAAATAATAGTTCAATATGAAAAAAAACAAAAGACATACATCCCTTCCAGCAGAAAAAAAATTATTGTGATAGACCCTGGACATGGGGGGAGAGACCCGGGGGCAATGGCCAATGGCTTAATAGAAAAGCATGTTAATCTTAAAATAGCAAAAAGGCTTAAAAAAATACTTGAGCAAGACCCAAGATTTAAGGTTTATCTAACCAGATACACAGATAGATATGTTGGTCTATATGAAAGAACAGTAATAGCAGTCCGAAAAAAAGCAGACCTGTTTATCAGTATCCATTGCAACTCATCTCCTACACATTCAGAGTCCGGAACTTATGTTTATACTCTGAACCTTAGAGGTGCAAAATCTAAACTTGCCCGTCTGGTTGAGCAAAGGGAAAACAAAGCTGTTATAAGATACGTTAAAGTAAGTGCAAATCCTCTTGTAAACAGGATAGTGGCAGACCTTGCAATAAGCACAACTATGACGGAAGGAAGAAATTTTGCATATTATCTGAGGAAACATCTCAGAAAAGTTACTGTTTTTAGGGATATTGACAGCGCTAATTTTGCTGTTTTAAAAACCCCAGGAATTCCATCAGTTTTGATAGAAACTTTATATCTCACAGATAAACATGATGCACGGCTTTTAAAAGAGGAAAAATTTATAGACCAGTTTGCACACTCAGTTTATAATGCAATTGTTGACTACTTTTACAGGGAATAG
- a CDS encoding PHP domain-containing protein, with translation MFYLFLVVFIGILLYLEFRPFKRISLLEDKIEKNNPEKPQYYKYNVIAHIHTQFSFDSLGKPSDIRKAMEENNIDFVFVTDHDNDNYKYFEDNRIFAGIEKNTPEGRLLLLGNELPVISHPNNFEFEHYKWKGEFRPDYLYEIINIKDGVVWNKALSIISLLKNIIIFPITWKILHKWNALIPLEKWSRLYFARAKGLKMIGGLDLHIKLVYQEHTHGILIPSYRSGFKWLVNQVYSLKPLEEKSDILKALKHGNLHISLKQKYGDFWGEYDGNIYFPGDKLPTNSRLFCIFNHKKTLKILKKDNQPVIITHQSDFSYEIKEKGFYHFEIYEYDFKIGNLYLGFRPVAITNPFEVVNG, from the coding sequence TTGTTTTATTTATTCCTTGTTGTTTTTATAGGAATACTGCTTTATCTGGAATTCAGACCATTTAAAAGAATTTCCCTATTGGAAGACAAAATTGAGAAAAATAATCCGGAAAAACCTCAATATTACAAATACAATGTCATTGCCCATATACATACTCAGTTTTCCTTTGACTCCCTTGGAAAACCATCAGACATAAGAAAAGCAATGGAAGAGAACAATATAGATTTTGTATTTGTAACAGACCACGATAATGATAACTATAAATATTTTGAGGATAACAGAATATTTGCAGGTATTGAGAAAAATACACCAGAGGGCAGGCTTCTCTTATTGGGAAATGAACTGCCTGTTATATCCCATCCCAATAACTTTGAGTTTGAGCATTACAAATGGAAAGGTGAGTTTAGACCTGATTACCTGTATGAAATAATAAACATAAAAGATGGAGTTGTATGGAACAAAGCATTATCAATTATTTCCCTGTTAAAAAATATCATTATTTTCCCTATAACATGGAAAATTCTGCACAAATGGAATGCATTAATTCCACTTGAAAAATGGAGCAGACTATATTTTGCTCGGGCAAAAGGTCTTAAGATGATAGGTGGTCTGGATTTACATATTAAGCTTGTTTATCAAGAGCATACCCATGGAATTTTAATTCCTTCTTATCGCTCAGGCTTTAAATGGCTGGTAAATCAGGTTTATTCCCTGAAACCTCTGGAAGAAAAATCTGATATTTTAAAAGCTTTAAAACATGGAAATCTCCATATATCCTTGAAGCAAAAATACGGTGATTTTTGGGGAGAGTATGACGGAAATATATACTTCCCAGGGGATAAACTCCCCACTAACTCCAGATTGTTTTGCATTTTTAATCATAAAAAAACATTAAAAATATTAAAAAAAGATAATCAGCCTGTTATTATTACACATCAAAGTGACTTTTCGTATGAAATAAAAGAAAAGGGATTTTATCATTTTGAAATTTATGAATATGACTTTAAAATTGGAAATCTTTATCTGGGATTTAGACCTGTTGCGATTACAAATCCTTTTGAGGTTGTAAATGGCTAA
- a CDS encoding pyridoxine 5'-phosphate synthase: MKLGVNIDHIATIREARKTYEPDPVKGALIAQDAGADQITFHLREDRRHIQDEDVIRLRCTIKRIPLNMEMAPTEEMKSIAIDIKPERVTLVPEKREEITTEGGLDVSGMEEYLKSFVKELKDNGIDVALFIDPEENQIDASLRAGADAIELHTGEYANATSENQQKKELERLKKAARYAKEKGLKVFAGHGLTYTNVQPVAAIEEIEELNIGHSIIANSVFMGLDEAVRKMKKLIMEVRNSE, from the coding sequence ATGAAGCTGGGAGTGAATATAGACCATATTGCAACAATCAGGGAAGCCAGAAAGACTTATGAGCCTGACCCTGTTAAAGGAGCTCTTATTGCACAGGATGCAGGGGCTGACCAGATAACATTTCACCTGAGGGAAGACAGAAGGCATATCCAGGATGAAGATGTTATTAGACTAAGATGCACAATTAAAAGAATTCCTCTTAATATGGAAATGGCTCCTACAGAGGAGATGAAAAGTATTGCAATTGACATAAAACCTGAAAGGGTTACCCTTGTTCCTGAAAAAAGAGAGGAGATTACCACAGAAGGTGGTCTGGATGTTTCAGGTATGGAGGAATATCTAAAGAGTTTTGTAAAAGAGCTTAAAGATAATGGCATAGATGTGGCTCTGTTTATTGACCCAGAAGAAAACCAGATAGACGCATCACTAAGAGCGGGTGCAGATGCTATTGAACTTCATACAGGGGAGTATGCCAATGCAACTTCTGAAAATCAACAGAAAAAGGAGTTAGAAAGGCTCAAAAAGGCTGCAAGATATGCAAAAGAAAAAGGTCTAAAGGTTTTTGCCGGCCATGGTCTTACATATACTAATGTTCAGCCTGTTGCTGCAATAGAGGAAATAGAAGAGCTTAATATAGGACATTCAATAATTGCAAATTCTGTATTTATGGGTCTGGATGAAGCTGTCAGGAAAATGAAAAAACTTATTATGGAAGTTAGAAACTCAGAATGA